The Cryptococcus decagattii chromosome 1, complete sequence genome includes a region encoding these proteins:
- a CDS encoding cytochrome c peroxidase, mitochondrial — MSFRAPNLLRSTVGRRAGQALNLRSQVIRRRFATEGGPELGKPSPQRSSNTGYLLAGFGIAAAGAAYYFYSSAATSRDSTGKADTVVRGAVATAEAKTGLRRGKDDYQKVYNRIAETLEKEGYDDGSLAPVLIRLAWHSSGTYNKEDGTGGSNYATMRFKPESEHGANSGLNVAREHMEKIKKEFPWISYGDLWTLGGVCAIQESGGPTIPWRPGRIDGYAAQVTPDGRLPDATQAQDHLRFIFNRMGFNDQEIVALSGAHAMGRCHTTRSGFDGPWTFSPVTFSNQYFALLRDEPWQWRKWKGPAQYEDKKTKTLMMLPTDMALVKDKSFKKYVDIYANDEEKFFNDFSKAFSKLIELGVPERQWAGEPWTMATSE, encoded by the exons ATGTCCTTCAGAGCTCCCAATTTGTTGCGATCCACCGTTGGCCGACGAGCCGGTCAGGCGTTGAACCTGCGTTCTCAGGTTATCCGAAGACGATTTGCGACTGAGGGTGGACCAGAACTT GGTAAACCATCTCCTCAACGATCCTCTAACACCGGTTATCTCCTCGCAGGTTTCGGTATTGCTGCTGCCGGTGCTGCATACTACTTCTACAGCTCTGCCGCAACCTCGCGTGATTCCACCGGTAAAGCGGACACGGTAGTACGTGGGGCTGTTGCCACGGCTGAGGCCAAGACAGGTCTCAGAAGAGGCAAGGATGACTACCAGAAAGTATATAACCGGATTGCCGAAACtcttgagaaggaaggtTATGACG ATGGCTCTTTGGCCCCCGTCCTTATTCGCTTGGCTTGGCACTCCTCGGGCACCTATAACAAAGAGGATGGAACTGGAGGCTCGAACTATGCTACCATGAGGTTCAAGCCGGAGTCCGAACACGGCGCGAACAGTGGCCTA AATGTTGCCAGGGAACATATGGAAAAGATCAAGAAGGAATTCCCCTGGATCTCTTATGGGGACTTGTGGACTCTTGGTGGTGTCTGTGCCATTCAGGAGTCGGGCGGACCTACCATCCCTTGGAGGCCTGGTAGAATTGACGGTTACGCCGCTCAGGTCACCCCCGATGGTAGGCTGCCTGATGCTACACAAGCCCAAGACCATCTGAGGTTTATCTTCAACCGCATGGG CTTCAATGACCAAGAAATTGTAGCCCTCAGCGGCGCTCATGCCATGGGACGATGTCATACTA CTCGATCGGGCTTTGACGGTCCTTGGACTTTCTCCCCTGTCACCTTCTCCAACCAATactttgctcttcttcgtgACGAGCCTTGGCAGTGGAGGAAATG GAAGGGACCTGCTCAGTACGAAGACAAGAAGACAAAGACCTTGATGATGCTTCC TACGGATATGGCGCTCGTCAAGGACAAGTCCTTCAAGAAATACGTTGACATCTATGCAAACGACGAAGAGAAGTTCTTTAACGA CTTCTCTAAAGCATTCTCCAAACTTATTGAGCTTGGTGTGCCTGAGAGGCAGTGGGCCGGCGAACCTTGGACTATGGCAACCAGCGAATAA
- a CDS encoding ATP-dependent RNA helicase DRS1: MADDFITTIDSDDEVSNYGEPSGLPKIKDDELDPDFEFDFGGGRSEGLDLWGGDEVQGVKRGNEPINVDDIIERKRGKPVRAFKDRKRKRDEDTASEDGLDEEDEEDEGDLNDNSDAMTSGDNEEDQMDIDMTEEDENEIESFGSEDGSEEEEDDDNEQVTNEDVDSDSESEEETAAEIARKDAFFSSDPTTTDPTLPTSFTAMNLSRPLLRALTSLQFTAPTPIQARAIPLALLGRDILGSAVTGSGKTAAFMVPILERLCYRDRGKGGAACRVLVLCPTRELAVQCEAVGKALAEKGGLDVRFALLVGGLSLNAQAHTLRTLPDILIATPGRLIDHLTNTPSFTLSALDVLVIDEADRMLEAGFTDELEEIIKACPRSRQTMLFSATMTDSVDELVKLSLDKPIRVFVDPKRNTAKGLTQEFVRIRSDDSRSPSLLALCKRTIREKCIIFFRSKALAHQMRIVFGLFGLKAAELHGNLTQEQRLQALNDFKAGTVDYLLATDLASRGLDIKGVETVINYDMPGQLAQYTHRVGRTARAGRKGRSISLVGEADRKMLKAAIKQAEADQVRHRIIPNEAVTAMKEKLEGFKDDIQEILKEEKEEKLLRQADMEIKKGQNMVEHETEIFSRPARTWFQSGKEKQASKNAGKDAYVGSFPSKDKSTEKEKEKLKRGKYDGLSRRLKRRKMAIEEDAADAAAARKTEMGIRAAKKNALPKKITESQPRLEKASKGKDKKKGKAKRVTGGKGSAFDNEGKKSHEGMRAKPAKVNLDKGKKRGGKGKGRK; encoded by the exons ATGGCCGACGACTTTATCACTACCATTGACTCCGACGATGAAGTCTCTAACTACGGTGAGCCAAGCGGATTACCAAAAATCAAGGACGACGAGTTAGACCCCGACTTTGAATTCGATTTCGGAGGAGGCAGATCTGAGGGACTTGACCTTTGGGGAGGGGACGAAGTTCAAGGCGTGAAAAGGGGTAATGAG CCTATCAATGTCGACGACATCATTGAGCGAAAACGTGGAAAGCCCGTTAGAGCGTTCAAGGATCGAAAGAGAAAACGAGATGAAGACACTGCCTCGGAGGATGGCctggatgaggaagatgaagaggatgaaggggatCTTAATGATAACTCAGATGCCATGACATCTGGGGACAATGAAGAGGACCAAATGGACATTGACATGACcgaagaggatgagaatgaaATCGAGAGCTTTGGAAGCGAAGATgggagtgaagaagaggaagatgatgacaATGAGCAGGTGACAAACGAGGATGTCGACTCTGATTCAGAATCCGAGGAAGAGACTGCAGCTGAAATCGCTCGCAAAGACGCATTCTTTTCGTCGGACCCAACAACAACCGACCCTACACTCCCTACTTCGTTCACCGCTATGAATCTCTcccgtcctcttcttcgagcCCTCACTTCCCTCCAATTCACTGCACCTACACCTATCCAGGCACGTGCCATCCCTCTTGCCCTTCTGGGCAGAGATATTCTCGGTTCTGCTGTGACAGGTTCTGGTAAGACTGCTGCCTTCATGGTTCCCATTCTCGAACGATTATGCTATCGAGACAGAGGCAAGGGAGGAGCCGCATGCCGCGTCCTCGTTCTGTGTCCCACGCGAGAGCTTGCGGTCCAATGTGAAGCTGTTGGAAAGGCTCTAGCCGAGAAGGGTGGCCTAGACGTCCGTTTCGCCCTCCTGGTCGGTGGTCTTTCCCTCAATGCTCAAGCACATACACTCCGCACTTTACCCGATATCCTTATTGCCACTCCCGGACGATTGATTGATCATCTTACCAATACCCCGAGCTTTACACTTTCCGCTCTCGATGTTTTGGTAATCGACGAGGCGGACCGAATGCTTGAAGCGGGTTTTACCGATGAATTAGAGGAGATTATTAAGGCATGTCCTCGCTCTCGACAAACCATGCTGTTCTCCGCCACAATGACAGATTCGGTGGACGAGCTTGTAAAGCTTTCTTTGGATAAACCTATCCGAGTCTTCGTTGATCCCAAGCGCAACACCGCCAAGGGATTGACCCAAGAGTTTGTCAGAATCCGTTCGGACGATTCGAGATCTCCCAGTTTGTTGGCACTATGTAAGAGGACAATCAGGGAAAAGTGTATCATATTTTTCAGGAGTAAAGCCCTTGCTCACCAAATGAGGATCGTTTTTGGTTTGTTTGGGTTGAAAGCGGCAGAGCTTCACGGTAATCTCACACAAGAACAG CGTCTCCAAGCCCTCAATGACTTCAAAGCTGGCACTGTCGATTACCTTCTTGCGACCGATCTGGCATCTCGTGGTCTTGATATCAAGGGTGTTGAAACAGTTATTAATTATGACATGCCTGGTCAACTCGCTCAGTATACCCATCGCGTTGGACGTACTGCCCGTGCTGGCCGCAAGGGTCGCTCTATCTCTTTGGTTGGCGAAGCTGATAGGAAGATGCTGAAGGCCGCTATCAAGCAGGCAGAAGCAGACCAAGTGAGGCATAGGATCATACCTAATGAAGCTGTAACCGCCATGAAAGAAAAGCTTGAAGGATTCAAGGATGACATCCAGGAAATcttgaaggaggagaaggaggaaaaacTT CTCCGACAAGCAGACATGGAAATTAAGAAGGGGCAGAATATGGTTGAGCATGAGACTGAAATCTTTTCAAGACCCGCTAGAACTTGGTTCCAGTCTGGAAAGGAAAAACAAGCATCAAAGA ATGCCGGCAAAGACGCCTACGTCGGTTCCTTCCCGTCTAAGGACAAATccacagaaaaagaaaaagagaaacTCAAGCGAGGCAAGTACGATGGGCTTTCTCGTCGTCTCAAGAGGCGCAAGATGGCCATTGAAGAGGATGCTGCCGATGCCGCTGCTGCTCGAAAGACTGAAATGGGTATCCGAGCTGCTAAGAAGAATGCCCTTCCCAAGAAGATTACCGAATCTCAACCCAGACTGGAGAAAGCCAGCAAGGGCAAGGACAAAAAGAAGGGTAAAGCAAAAAGAGTAAcgggagggaagggaagcGCATTCGACAATGAGGGAAAGAAGTCACACGAAGGAATGAGGGCGAAACCTGCCAAGGTCAACTTAGataaggggaagaagagagggggtaaagggaagggaaggaagtaG